The following coding sequences lie in one Lolium perenne isolate Kyuss_39 chromosome 2, Kyuss_2.0, whole genome shotgun sequence genomic window:
- the LOC127332693 gene encoding uncharacterized protein — translation MEAATGPRPAEDDEEQEVACECCGFTEECTAPYIAGVRARYGGRWICGLCGDAVAEEIGRASPALLSPADALDRHARVCGQGRHRRASAPPSPTPGDDELIAALRLLLRRRLGSPSPPRMVRSTPSSPRRDRNGPVGSNAAAAVAGPGAIGGAAGSLARTESCFAALVE, via the coding sequence ATGGAGGCGGCCACAGGACCACGCCCggcggaggacgacgaggagcaAGAGGTGGCGTGCGAGTGCTGCGGCTTCACGGAGGAGTGCACGGCGCCGTACATCGCCGGCGTGCGCGCGCGCTACGGCGGCCGCTGGATCTGCGGCCTCTGCGGGGACGCCGTCGCCGAGGAGATCGGCCGGGCCTCTCCCGCGCTGCTCTCCCCCGCCGACGCGCTCGACCGCCACGCCCGCGTCTGCGGCCAGGGCCGCCACCGCCGCGCGTCCGCGCCGCCCTCGCCCACGCCCGGGGACGACGAGCTCATCGCCGCGCTGCGCCTCCTCCTGCGCCGCAGGCTCGGCTCGCCGTCCCCGCCCAGGATGGTCCGCTCCACGCCCAGCAGCCCCAGGCGCGACCGCAACGGCCCCGTCGGCTCCAACGCCGCTGCCGCTGTCGCCGGGCCCGGTGCCATCGGCGGCGCCGCCGGCTCGCTCGCGCGCACCGAGAGCTGCTTCGCCGCGCTCGTGGAGTAA